The sequence TCAATAACTATAACCGATTTACTAATggatttgaaaattatatttgcacCAATGATcaatttaatgaattaaaactGAGATTATACCTTGGGTtggagttttctcatattaatttgtcttctcaaattttattatagcttctaattgatttttagtttaatttgttttgattccaaatttaaatctcccctaattttatttgaattttgttaaagaaataaatcttaCCAATCTCTGTGGATTCGACCATACTTGTCACTATTTacaagttgtttttatttaaaatgtatgaatttatttttattggattcGACACCTATCAAAATTGAACTAAAAAAAGGTTTAAActatattttgtattatattatatatattatacaaaaaattatagtttaagTAATGTTTTATACAacgtttaaaataaaattaatgtttaaataattatatattttcttaaaacgtagaataaattaagaaaacttttaaaatcttGACTATGATATCATAtcatatgatatatataaaaatgcaaagaagaagaacatgtaaatttagtaaaagagttacttattatatttaattaattgggtAGAAGAGGACAccaaatttactaaaatatttttttattaattgaattactaattagttaaatattaattaaaacataatagTAATAGAACTGCAAAAAACACTTAACTGAAATTCTaatactattatatttttattaataattaataaaaaaaaacataaaacaacGGACGGGTTAAGCAACAATTCCCCATTACAAAACTCTATTTTCTCCTGCCCAATAATCAAGATTGGAATGAAACATCCTCTTAAAAAGATACAAATGGaacaaacataaaagaaatactaattaaatttaaattaataatagtaaattttataataatttagtcatttattaatttaacttaataattaataatttatttaattattgtttaattttagaaaaatttattaaaaattttaattaataagttatttaatataaatttagttttagaaGTACAattctattagaatttttaattagtaaatgatttttttaattctttacacttaatttatatttataactacAAAATGGACCAATGATCTATTCCATAAAAATTTTGCTCCATATTAGATTAAGagtaaaataacttaaattgACATTTAATCGTCTTTTTCTTAAGAATTCTAAGAAAAGATATGGCATTTATGCATGAAAAATATGGGCGAAATTTATCCTATTGCCTATTACAATATAAATACTAACCACAAGTCTATATTAGTCTTAACGATgattttctatataaatatgtcTTAAGCAATGCAtgtcatataaaataatgaattattaacatatcattaaattttaacagtaattttaaaataattgacatggtttaaatataaaaaatttgtaattttttttaataatttggaTATCTTTgtacattttaaattttaaaaaaaaataaattatcaagctttcattaaattatatctattttatacaGTGATATtgacttaaatatattttaaatatctaacttaaatataatattaaaattaaaaactttaatttcatGATCtttaaagtaaaagaatagTTCATAATAGAGAgtatttactatattttaacgtattaaaataaaatataactattattatatattttttaaattatattaatatacttttataatattaagaatcttgaattttctttaagagtatattaaatttatttattgataactaGACAAATAATCAGTATGAGTTTCATAagtcataaataaatttatttaaagataaatacCTACTATTAAAAAAGGATTTTGTTATCATCTTAACACTAGAAATATGTATGATAATAAACttgaatatttataatcttattttattttttaaattaaaacgaatgaaataattatttttcacttgCAACACATACGAATAAAAGAAActagtttaattaaaagaactagTTAGccgaaataatttttttttttctttaatatgatgaaaaagagaaaatgacaaaaaagTTAAgcaatttgattaatataacTAAGTGGTTAGTAAAGACCCACTCAATAATAAGTACTAAAATTCGAATCTGTACTAAATTcgattataatttatattataaatatattttttatgagtaTTTAATTGAACAGTAgatactaaaaatttatttagataaattGGAATATACTTAATGAATTCATTTAATACAAAGacattatgaaaaataaaggatacaaaattaaattgataaaataaaatgttataataaaataaaatattaattaaaaaaaatataagactaaactaatcaaataaaattattaaaaataaattacttataTTAAATAGATACTCGCTCCttgtataaaatttgaatatattacaaatattagaaattaaagagaCAAATATGAAAAAGTATCTTGTAATCTTACTCTTTGATAATTTCAAATATCTGccttttaaacataaaaagaaacgtagttataaataaaatataaatatttaattattaaaattttttaatttgtaataatttaattattttttatttgatcaataattaatgattatattGTTTGTGCATGataaaatgagtttaaaacataaaaattcataattttattatttatcaatagggttgagcacggatcggtccaattcggttatttataaatcaccagtaccataccaaacctcggttattttaaaattgaaggtaccagtaccgtactaaacagaaaaagatccaataccgtattgtaccaattttacggttcaatacagttcggttcggtgctattttcggttctaaaaatttttaaaaacacaactttaatctcatctttaatcaaatacatttagagcaaatatgattaccaacctaaaaaaagtagcatgaaaatctgaattaaaattgcaatcacattcttgaacaacatGTTTCATAATTCAGTCACttgcaaatacaataattcattcaatattcaaatacaaaccattaaaatatatgttactgctagcataaaaatattttacagatgccaatcattaaaataaataaatttataaattttatgtagcactaaaatacatgtccaaaattagcaaaggaatgttattacctccccttaaaattagcactccacatttaatcttggcataagTGATTCACCAATCTCaggatcttgaataatttctacaataaaagtaaaaaattacgtcaataagacttaatagcataaaaataaataaacatatgtaagtaaagaaatgttacctgactctatgctttcaatatcctctattgattcttctagttggataggtttatttgaacttctaagcCAATCTTGACAACAAATGAGGACCTCCGCTGTTGTAGGAAGTAAAGAACTTCTATATTGATCTAGAGTTCGTCCTCCAGTACTAAATGCAGATTCAGAGGCTACTGTTGAAGCTTGGATAGCCAATACATCGCGTGCAACCTTGGACAAGATAGGATACCTTACTGAATTCACCTTCCACCATGCTAAGATATCGAAATCAATGGTGAATTTTTCTGTAAATTCTTCGAAGTATCTATCTAACTCAGATATCTTAGACAGATTCTGTTGCGCTTCTTCCTCTAAAAAGAACTCATCAATCTCTTCTTCTGTTTCCATCTCACTTGGCCCACTATCATATGCAGATTTCTCTGAGCTTCCTACAACCTCACCCATATGTAATTGATCCTCAATTATCTTGTATTCATCCACCATCAACTCTAAAGCTGTCTTCAccattttttctaaattttttgcCTCATCTTCACCATAATAAATGGTATACTTAGCTTTCAAGTACTTTAATTTGCACCTAGGATCCAAGACAACAGCCACAAATAACATAACATTCATTTTATCTAAAGAACCCCAATATTGGTCAAATTTACCTCGCATTTCAATGGTCATTTGACTTAGCTCACTATCCTTGATAATTTTAGAAGTATCTagttcttttaaaatctttatgaCCTCCGgaaaataaagatttgaaGTAGAGTACAATGTGCCAGATAGCTTGCAAGTAGCATCGTAGAATTTCTTAAGAAACTTTATTAGCACCTTAGCTTTAGTCCAATCTACTTCACTAGGTAAATCATCACCAGAATCAGCCAGGAATTTGGAGTCTATGTCCTCCAACATATCAAAAGCCTTTTGATAGCCCAAAGCACAATCTAACATCAAATAAGTTGAATTCCACCTAGTTAGGCAATCTAACTGTAAAGAGGacttattctttaaatttgcTAACTCGCAAGCCTTCTTAAATAGATCCATTCTTTGAGGACTACTTCTAATGTACTTCACAacatctctaattttttttatggaaaCTTGAGATATTTGAAGTCCATCTTTCACAATTAATTGAAGGATATGGGCAAAATACCTCATATGAAATGCATCTCCAtccaaaataaatacatttttctttaacaatCTTTTCTTCAACTGTTGAATAGCAGTGTCATTACTAGATGCATTATCAACAGTTACTAGAtgcatttcaaattttttttctcttcagcAAACAAAGTGAAACAATCCCTCACAATGGTGAATCTAGAaggaataataaaattaggtaCAGCAACTTGAATAAATTCTCTAAACCCTTCTCTTTCCACAAATCTAAAAGGTAATTCATCTTTAATTATCATTTCAACTAATGCTTTCCTACAAACTTCTTGATCAAAACACCAAGTTCCAATCTTAGGACTTTCTGTATTTATGGACTTTAAGAACGTTAGGGTCTTTTGCGATTTGTCCTTCTTAATCTCTGCATCAATCAACTGTTGTTTATGAGGAAATTTTTTACAGGTTACTCGCAAGTGTTTCCTAAGACCCGAAGTTCCCATGGCACTACCACCTTGGTAATTCTTACCACACCATAAACACCTAACTCTACTCGTCTCTTTACCATCagagtttttaattttttcaaaatgcaACCAAACAAATGACCTAGTTTTACTAGGAGAGGAAGTAGGTGGATCAGCGGTGTTAGTACCTTCATTAGTGTCAAcagtatttttttctttttctgttggTGGTGGACACAAATGTTTACTTGAATAGGCAACGATACTGTTATTGCCAGCAGATGAAGCATTATTTTCCGATGGAGGTGGAATTGAAGCTAACCACAAGCCATTACTGTTTGAAGAAGTAGAATCAGttgttttcctcttcttaGTGTTGGATAGTTGGCTAACTCCATGTTTTACCATCTTTATAAACTGCAAcatataagataaaattaagttaaagcTTAATTGCTATAgataagttataaatttaatataaccAAATATGCATCTTTTAATTTGTGCACTTTCATTttcaactattatttttactaattcaATGGCAGTCGTCCTCAAACATGTCCTAGTTAAGTTATGCGAATCATTATCAAGAGTAAAGCATGCGAATCATTATCAAGAAAATGTCCATAATCAAATCATTCATTAGCATGCGAATCATTATCAAGAGTAAAGCTTAATTTTTACTCTGCACAAACAGTTCAATAATGCAACAGGAACAGCAATAAAAATGGCAGCACTAAAACAGTATTTCATCGTTAAAACAGTAAAACAGTATACCAGCCATACAGTATTTCATCGTTAAAAATGGCAGCAACAATACCTGACAGGAACAGCAGCAACGATGGGCGATGGGAACAACACCAACGATAAGCGACGGGAAGCGACGAGAAGCAGCAACGATGGGCGACGGGAACAGCACCAACGATGGGCGAAAGGAAGCGACGGGAACAGCGGCAACGATGGGTGACGGGAAGCAATGGGAACAGTAGATGGGCGATGGAAATGGCAGCAATGATGGGCGATTGGGAACGGCAGCAATGAAAAGACCCTAACTTTGTTatgttttgacaattttttgTAAGTTTTGTTTCATccttttttgaaaaaaaattaaactttaaatataatttaatatatttttttatattttaattaattccccctgtggacgccaacacggccgtgttgatgcttgtgttcccaacacgggctggtgtttatgcccgtgttactctctgtggtcgtgctccttaaaagcttctttttctttgatgtttgatgcatccaacacggctgtgtctgtgaccgtgttgggaacacggccagtattgaaaccaacacggccatgttcagcttcatCATGCCtatacttagctcgtttcgacAGCTTTGActtccaattatgctccaattcttccttttatcattttttaacttcttttggacctaatgcacacaaacagatgcatagggtgagtgttgggaccaattgaTATCCAAATGTCTATagaatcaatcttaaaaaccctatttagatgtgtgtattttacgcacatcaaataaccccacactagctcattgcttgccctcaagcaatcaaaaataaaataaggaaaaatagtatgtatactagattactagtatcaatatactatgtgacatattaatatatataacttatattttttatatagtataaagtatattataatattatagttaaatataaaatagttttttacaggagtatatgtattatttttttaatatgtattatttatataatataaataattatttataaatatatgtaaaaaattcggtTCTATGGTTTGGTTCGGATCAGTACAAGACAGATCGGTTCTGGTACGGTTACAgtacggtttttactaaagaaccagtaccataccgtaatagtaaaaaaaatcgGATCGGTacaattcggttataaaaactttcggttattttcggttctggtacttttcggtacggttattcggttcgggcgggaatcaccgagatccatgctcagccctatttatcaataatcaaattgattcaacagTCAAATAACAACGTTATAAGttattaatctctaaatttacgatattaaatataagaaatacgATAATATAATGGTGGTTAAATtcttacaaataaaaaaatttaaataatgagatacttatttttattataatttataattatatattttctaatttaaaaaataaataaatttaatattattatttcaaaattaaatgaaaatactTCAAAATTCATCTTATCAGTATCGGATAAGATCCAATTTATTGCCATCCCTTTAAATGGCTGCCCTTTAGTAAAGGCTTTTGGTGGCTAAATGGGGAATTTGATTAGTGAATGGGGTTTGAACCGGAGAAGGAAGGGAAAACAATTCCATCCACACAGTTCTTTGAGGTCATCCCTGTGATCCCGCAGGCTGCATTAATGAGAAGCAGCTTTCTGTAATTAAGATGTCGTTTTCCTGATAAACTGCAACTCTACAACCAACATTTCAGGCCATCAATGACAGACcatgcattttattttctcttttaaaacttCATGTtcgtttttatttataatattttaattttatttaaacatcGTGTAAAAAGGCACTTTTCTCTGCTGCTATTTTAGAGAGAAGCTCACTTGAAGTTTTATTCATATAACTGTTGACAAAGACAGAAACGCCACTCAATATTTGTCAGGTTACTTAGAGAGGTTTGCTactatattttgtattttatatttattcttcaaaataagaaagtaaaatataattgctagaattacttttattttctctttcaaaacactttatattttttttttttatcttttctctttACATTCTCTCGTgtatttagtatttttctcTTGCTTCTAGCTTCTTTTTTTCACTTCTTTTTCCCcttattcataattttcttttaagagatattttattctcttttgtttaaaatagAATTCAGAAGAAATTGttctaagaaaacaaacaaataaaaaaatcttgagcaattcttttataaataaaaagcaaacTGAACCTTAAAAGTAAGTTCAAACTTTTCTAGGGTTGAGCAGTGGAAGAATTAAGTTGTTGTCTGAtttgttataaatataatattagtgtCTAACAAGGATGAAAATACCTACGaagacaaataaaagaaaaagaaaaattaaaggaGGTAAACAGCTCATGATTCCATTCCCGAGAGGACGTCCAGTCTGCTCCCATCAACAGAAGACGACAAGGCATGCATGCCTAAGAGTAGCGAGGCAACATTGAAGTTCTGACACGTGTTACAATCATCTATAATAGCAAGACGCGTCAGAGTTCAATgcaaatttttccttatttttcaaAGTATTCTTCCTCACTTATATAACATAACAAATACAAAGTCGGGTCTTCTCATACAGACACAGCTTTTTGTTTGCTTCTGCTGATACTAATCCATCCAACCCAcctctttgttttctttttcttttcctcataattagattttcaaatgaatctttctttttgtttacacatttttttcaatttataatatttttaaaagtatgaGTAAACTTCTTTTAGGATTACTagtacttaattttatataggttagtttaattatatatattttattattaataacaatttcatatcttaattttataaagataATCTTTTTGATTaagagattaaaaataataaaaaatatttttaattttatttatattaatttatatatttattatgaaattattataaattaattattttaaatggttaatattttatatatatatataattaattagactGTAAAATGTCAATGTATAtgacattaaattttattgttatatcgtattataaacttattaagttgtatataatataaataaaaattttaaaatattttaaattcaaatatttttaattttttgattgctGAACCCAATACAATATATAaagtaatataaaagaattattattcGAATTATCTATATTATGTTTATCATTTAATACTTTatgttagtttttatttttatcatgaaaattaaagttctttttttttcatatatttttaacattttttagaagatggaaattttatttttatttaattataattatattactattaaaagtattatattgtaatattttaaagagatattaaaactaaaatattaaattttaattagcatgAAAATTTATCTgaacatttttattatatattttgaaataatataagtaaataattttagaaactaaataaaaataataactcaactattttatttatttccataataataattctaataaaagtataattagataaattaaagatactatatttaatactattaaaaggtcattaaattaaaataaattaaaaaatataaatattttataattttacaaatttatataaatttaattatcgattaaatataataatacatgaattcttaatatatatcaaaactcataaaatagttaaatatattttataaaatattgtatgatatattaatttattaaatttatttaaattataatttttaataatcataatttatatacataacaCATTTgataactaatatatatatatatatatattaacttttaatatataaatttttttgatatgtaaaatttttattttgacatatatatttatttttaatatataaaatttaaatttatatataattttatatcttatttatttattaataaattatgttacTAATTTAACAATAAGTCTAATCCTAGCTAACAAGTTGGCTTCCTAATTACGAGATGATTGCTAATTAACTAACAACTTGTTTTCCTAatgattctaaaaaataacaaaatggCATAGTTCACGTTTATTAACCtaatctatatttatttttctaatactaatatattatttatccattcatatagaattttaactttatcttaacttttttttttaaaggaaattttattaaaatttgaatctttTAAGTGGATGGACTATAAATCCTAACTACCAAAATGACAAACACATatgtatgtgtatatatatgaacttgaatatatattcatattaaaggaaattaattatatttataacttttaatttgaataatagttgaatttgttgaaaaaattattatttcaagtttgatttttttatggaaattaaatattttaaaatatttctaaaaattgtcatttctattaatttagataCTTAAATTAtgagtaataaaattaaactaccttttaactttttgtaataatatttttcaagagaaattttatatatattttcatatttgataTGCTCAAAATACTAAACAATATAGagtagtttttttaatatctaaggTATATTTGAAGTAGTTAATAagttatacaaataaaaagatttgatatatcaaaattatataaataggcacaaatgaatatattaagCATTGATAAATTAGAtctagttatttttttttttatcattgctTATCATGGTAGTAGGAAGATAACTAAAaacatcttaaatttttttatttttaaaatttaactaatcactaaaaaatataaatttaaatgtttgtatagtttcttttctttaaaattatattttaaaatcatcatcatcatataatatatatatatatatatatatatataaagtaaactatgaaatatcaatttattttgatttgtgtcactatttttagcatataaaattttatttcgacagtaatatatttaatatttaaatttatatataattttataattttatattgattgattgatatttataattagataatacttataattttaaaaataatagtttaataatatttttaatattacattaattatcaaattaattttctagtt comes from Ricinus communis isolate WT05 ecotype wild-type chromosome 5, ASM1957865v1, whole genome shotgun sequence and encodes:
- the LOC125370030 gene encoding zinc finger BED domain-containing protein RICESLEEPER 2-like; its protein translation is MVKHGVSQLSNTKKRKTTDSTSSNSNGLWLASIPPPSENNASSAGNNSIVAYSSKHLCPPPTEKEKNTVDTNEGTNTADPPTSSPSKTRSFVWLHFEKIKNSDGKETSRVRCLWCGKNYQGGSAMGTSGLRKHLRVTCKKFPHKQQLIDAEIKKDKSQKTLTFLKSINTESPKIGTWCFDQEVCRKALVEMIIKDELPFRFVEREGFREFIQVALKKRLLKKNVFILDGDAFHMRYFAHILQLIVKDGLQISQVSIKKIRDVVKYIRSSPQRMDLFKKACELANLKNKSSLQLDCLTRWNSTYLMLDCALGYQKAFDMLEDIDSKFLADSGDDLPSEVDWTKAKVLIKFLKKFYDATCKLSGTLYSTSNLYFPEVIKILKELDTSKIIKDSELSQMTIEMRGKFDQYWGSLDKMNVMLFVAVVLDPRCKLKYLKAKYTIYYGEDEAKNLEKMVKTALELMVDEYKIIEDQLHMGEVVGSSEKSAYDSGPSEMETEEEIDEFFLEEEAQQNLSKISELDRYFEEFTEKFTIDFDILAWWKVNSVRYPILSKVARDVLAIQASTVASESAFSTGGRTLDQYRSSLLPTTAEKLFKILRLVNHLCQD